A region from the Kiritimatiellia bacterium genome encodes:
- a CDS encoding M55 family metallopeptidase: MSAVDIRVWTLLMAAACVVEPCGAFQVYVFADMEGCTGVTGSEFIHGARAGEGVAAMEGDINACVAACFEAGATVVIVRDGHGGGSNVTPSRVDGRARLIQGPTRRERYPELAGSEAVILLGYHAMSLTPGAVLAHTYSSKGIQRMRLNGREVGEIGVDAAIAAEYGVPVVLVTGDDKTCAEARAWIPGVVVCETKRGTGPQSAEPLPAEVSRRRIREATIEALRKRREIPLIRIEYPATLTRELLPPGSRRTHDPAFVPVPNPQVEERTGERVETLLLGPAG, from the coding sequence ATGTCAGCTGTCGACATCCGGGTGTGGACGCTGCTGATGGCGGCCGCGTGTGTGGTCGAACCCTGCGGTGCGTTCCAAGTGTATGTGTTTGCCGACATGGAGGGATGCACCGGCGTGACCGGCAGCGAGTTCATCCACGGCGCGCGCGCCGGGGAAGGTGTGGCCGCGATGGAGGGGGACATCAATGCATGTGTGGCCGCGTGTTTCGAGGCGGGGGCGACGGTGGTGATCGTACGCGACGGGCATGGCGGGGGCAGCAATGTGACACCGTCGCGGGTGGACGGTCGCGCCCGGTTGATTCAGGGGCCTACTCGGCGTGAACGTTATCCGGAGCTGGCGGGTAGCGAGGCGGTGATTCTGCTAGGTTATCACGCGATGTCGCTGACGCCCGGCGCGGTGCTCGCGCACACGTACTCGTCGAAAGGAATTCAGCGCATGCGGCTCAACGGGCGGGAGGTGGGGGAGATTGGAGTGGACGCCGCGATCGCGGCGGAGTACGGCGTGCCGGTCGTGCTGGTGACGGGCGACGACAAAACCTGCGCGGAAGCCCGGGCGTGGATCCCGGGTGTGGTGGTTTGCGAGACGAAGCGGGGCACGGGGCCGCAAAGTGCGGAGCCACTTCCGGCCGAGGTATCCCGGCGGAGGATTCGCGAGGCGACAATCGAGGCGCTGCGAAAGCGGCGCGAGATCCCGCTGATCCGGATCGAGTATCCCGCTACGCTCACGCGCGAACTGCTGCCGCCGGGGTCGCGGCGAACGCATGACCCGGCCTTTGTGCCGGTGCCGAACCCCCAAGTGGAGGAACGCACCGGCGAGCGCGTGGAAACGTTGCTGCTCGGCCCCGCGGGCTGA
- a CDS encoding UDP-3-O-acyl-N-acetylglucosamine deacetylase codes for MNEWVASAKVLRGDVGQYRRSVELWADQPVDHDLTDRPPPSWPAKETTLGGTVEVRGPGTFDGRETRRLTLAPSPETGWWFERTDRPDDLPTLATVRNVWTTGRIVSNIVLRSGDPHNYCRMVEHILALKVGLVLDRVRVRLDSGDPPLFERGSLDLVEAAERVGIVETDAPAHHVTVREPVAVVAPNGAFLAVAPPRGGMIRSLLMDVAIDFPNVIGRQRIRFFMDREIFRTASVARTNTTVSKKFYCQTIGRLFADVRRLGYNRRNLLIAGRRAYLNRPRLIHNGRSLEAVWHRAALDLAAALGLVEGGRFVGQVVSYRAGHALDVRLITLLHRQGLLMSFVPGEAPAPSGVRPENSSGRAIGTGHCG; via the coding sequence GTGAACGAGTGGGTTGCCTCCGCGAAAGTGCTTCGGGGTGACGTCGGCCAGTACCGCCGGTCCGTCGAACTCTGGGCCGATCAGCCGGTGGACCACGATCTGACCGACCGGCCGCCGCCCTCCTGGCCGGCAAAAGAAACGACGCTGGGTGGTACTGTCGAAGTCCGGGGGCCGGGAACGTTCGATGGGCGGGAAACACGACGCCTGACGCTGGCGCCGTCGCCGGAAACCGGCTGGTGGTTTGAGCGGACTGACCGGCCGGACGACCTCCCGACGCTCGCGACAGTGCGCAATGTGTGGACCACCGGCCGCATCGTCAGCAACATCGTCTTGCGCAGCGGCGACCCCCACAACTACTGCCGGATGGTGGAGCACATCCTGGCCCTGAAGGTGGGCCTTGTGCTTGACCGGGTCCGAGTGCGGTTGGACTCCGGCGATCCCCCTCTTTTTGAGCGGGGCAGTCTGGACTTGGTCGAGGCGGCCGAGCGGGTGGGCATCGTGGAGACCGATGCGCCGGCGCACCATGTGACGGTGCGGGAGCCGGTCGCGGTCGTTGCGCCGAACGGTGCGTTTCTCGCCGTCGCGCCGCCGCGGGGCGGGATGATCCGGTCGCTGCTGATGGATGTCGCGATCGATTTTCCGAATGTGATTGGACGTCAACGGATCCGGTTTTTCATGGACCGGGAGATTTTTCGGACCGCGTCGGTCGCGCGGACGAACACGACGGTTTCCAAAAAATTCTACTGCCAGACCATTGGCCGTTTGTTCGCGGATGTGCGGCGGCTCGGCTACAACCGGCGGAACCTGCTGATCGCGGGTCGCCGTGCGTATCTGAACCGGCCGCGCCTGATCCACAACGGGCGGTCGCTCGAAGCGGTCTGGCACCGGGCGGCGCTGGATCTGGCCGCGGCGCTCGGCTTGGTCGAAGGGGGGCGGTTCGTGGGTCAGGTGGTGTCCTATCGCGCTGGCCATGCGCTGGACGTGCGGCTGATCACGTTGCTCCATCGGCAGGGTCTGCTGATGTCCTTTGTACCCGGTGAGGCGCCGGCGCCATCGGGTGTGCGGCCGGAGAACTCCAGCGGCCGGGCGATCGGCACAGGGCATTGCGGGTAG
- a CDS encoding arylsulfatase: MFASAGIAMSAPPRPNVMLILADDLGFSDLGCYGGEIETPNLDRLAANGLRFTQFYNTARCWPTRAALLTGFYPQQVRRDAMPGVQGGGRREHVRPRWAPLLPAMLKAAGYRSYHSGKWHIDGQAIPQGFDRAYIIEDHDRYFDPRRHTLNDRPWPPVERGSNFYMTTWIAEHAIACLREHAREHSGRPFFHYVCFTAPHFPLQAPPEDIARYAGRYTNGWDEVQAARGRRLRELGIVRHDPPPMERELGPPYSFPDALEKLGPGEVDRPLRWSDLTEEQQRFQAMKMAIHAAMVDRMDREIGRILDQLAAMGAMDNTMIWFASDNGASAEIMIRGDGHDPNAPHGSAGTFLCLGPGWSSVANTPFRRHKVWVHEGGIATPLIVHWPAGIPERERGGLRHTVSHVIDFAPTVLELAGVPWPKEWEGRSVPNPAGRSLVPVLRGDGEPLHEAVWFCHEGHRALRMGDWKIVASRGDPWELYNLAEDRGETRNLAARDPRRLEAMVAKWNAIAEEIRQLANRDAAPAATFSSVKDESAKGRTGVPESGALND, from the coding sequence ATGTTCGCGAGCGCGGGCATAGCAATGTCGGCGCCACCCCGGCCGAACGTGATGTTGATACTCGCCGACGACCTCGGGTTTTCGGATCTCGGCTGCTACGGCGGCGAAATCGAAACGCCGAACCTCGACCGCCTGGCCGCGAATGGTCTCCGGTTTACCCAGTTCTACAACACCGCCCGCTGCTGGCCAACGCGTGCGGCGCTTCTGACGGGTTTCTATCCTCAACAAGTGCGGCGCGACGCGATGCCGGGGGTGCAGGGTGGCGGTCGCCGAGAGCATGTTCGACCGCGCTGGGCGCCCTTGCTCCCGGCGATGCTGAAAGCGGCCGGCTACCGCTCCTACCACTCCGGCAAGTGGCACATTGACGGCCAGGCAATCCCCCAGGGGTTTGATCGGGCTTACATCATCGAGGACCACGACCGCTACTTCGATCCCCGACGGCACACGCTCAATGATCGTCCCTGGCCGCCGGTGGAGCGGGGCAGCAACTTCTACATGACGACGTGGATCGCGGAGCACGCCATCGCGTGCCTGCGGGAGCATGCCCGTGAACACTCGGGGCGTCCGTTTTTCCATTACGTCTGCTTCACCGCGCCGCATTTTCCGCTGCAGGCGCCGCCAGAAGACATCGCGCGGTACGCGGGCCGTTATACGAATGGTTGGGACGAGGTGCAGGCGGCGCGGGGACGCCGCTTGCGGGAACTCGGCATCGTGCGGCACGACCCGCCCCCAATGGAACGGGAACTGGGGCCGCCGTACTCGTTCCCCGATGCGTTGGAGAAACTTGGGCCGGGCGAGGTGGACCGTCCGCTGCGGTGGTCGGACCTGACGGAGGAGCAACAGCGATTTCAGGCGATGAAGATGGCGATTCACGCCGCGATGGTGGACCGGATGGACCGGGAGATTGGGCGCATCCTCGATCAACTGGCTGCGATGGGTGCGATGGACAATACGATGATCTGGTTCGCGAGCGACAACGGCGCCAGCGCGGAGATCATGATTCGGGGTGACGGACACGACCCGAACGCGCCTCACGGTTCGGCGGGGACATTCCTGTGCCTGGGACCGGGGTGGTCGAGCGTCGCGAACACGCCATTCCGGCGGCACAAGGTGTGGGTGCACGAGGGCGGGATCGCGACGCCCTTGATCGTGCACTGGCCGGCTGGCATCCCGGAACGCGAACGAGGTGGCTTGCGGCACACCGTCTCACACGTGATTGACTTCGCGCCCACGGTGCTGGAGCTGGCCGGGGTCCCGTGGCCAAAGGAATGGGAGGGGCGATCTGTGCCGAATCCGGCGGGGCGGAGTTTGGTCCCGGTGCTGCGGGGGGACGGCGAGCCGCTGCATGAGGCCGTATGGTTCTGCCACGAGGGACACCGGGCGCTGCGGATGGGCGATTGGAAGATCGTCGCGTCCAGGGGAGATCCATGGGAGCTCTACAACCTGGCGGAGGACCGGGGAGAGACCCGGAACCTTGCGGCGCGCGATCCCCGGCGGTTGGAAGCGATGGTGGCCAAGTGGAATGCGATCGCCGAAGAAATCCGCCAGCTGGCGAACCGTGACGCTGCACCTGCCGCGACGTTCTCCTCGGTGAAGGACGAGTCTGCGAAGGGGCGCACGGGTGTGCCAGAGAGCGGAGCGTTGAACGACTGA